A single genomic interval of Rhodothermus profundi harbors:
- a CDS encoding endonuclease/exonuclease/phosphatase family protein, which translates to MPSARKPLPLLFYAGGGSLLGLFAVAYLAYWIPPEVAWWLQLLAVGLPLLVAALGGWAVLMLWQRRWIWSGGALLALVLYGLRHAPFYEVSSENARGDTLVVMTYNLPDTHQPGLGDTLLAFASHYRPQVISFQEVGVWRFIRPQRTSTVRLIHHLRPLVERQGYQFSTPDSARGPMFAEVVTMTRLPVMQQETRPLARGPEGLIYQAVRSELCWQGRRFVHYNVRLQSYGPVKPWEMLRNGHWKRLAAWRQWLGAYRKAMLQRARQVRQLRAWIAQEQLPLILSGDFNSTPDQWFYGQLAQGLRVAGRLGGVATPTWPAARPLVRIDHVLVSREWEVLEGTVPAVQLSDHRPVIARLRWRRPPTYAETCSVDAPSAHPEGSQVN; encoded by the coding sequence ATGCCATCTGCTCGCAAGCCCCTTCCTCTGCTCTTCTATGCAGGGGGAGGAAGTCTGCTGGGGCTTTTTGCGGTTGCCTATCTGGCCTACTGGATTCCTCCCGAAGTAGCCTGGTGGTTGCAGCTACTCGCTGTGGGACTACCGTTGCTGGTCGCTGCACTTGGAGGGTGGGCTGTGCTAATGCTATGGCAACGGCGCTGGATCTGGTCAGGAGGCGCACTGCTGGCTCTGGTGCTGTATGGCCTGCGGCATGCTCCGTTCTACGAGGTATCGTCAGAAAATGCGCGTGGGGATACCCTTGTGGTCATGACTTACAACCTACCGGATACGCATCAGCCGGGCCTGGGCGATACGCTGCTGGCCTTTGCGTCCCATTATCGTCCGCAGGTGATAAGCTTCCAGGAGGTGGGCGTCTGGCGTTTTATTCGGCCTCAGCGTACGTCCACCGTTCGACTGATTCACCATTTGCGTCCGTTAGTGGAACGGCAGGGCTATCAATTCTCGACGCCCGACTCCGCACGCGGGCCCATGTTTGCTGAGGTGGTCACCATGACACGCCTGCCGGTTATGCAGCAAGAGACTCGTCCGCTGGCACGCGGCCCTGAAGGGCTCATCTATCAGGCCGTTCGGAGTGAGCTGTGCTGGCAAGGGCGCCGCTTTGTGCACTACAATGTGCGGCTCCAGTCATACGGACCGGTCAAGCCCTGGGAAATGCTGCGTAATGGCCACTGGAAACGCCTCGCAGCCTGGCGGCAATGGCTTGGTGCCTATCGCAAGGCTATGCTGCAACGAGCCCGGCAGGTACGGCAACTCCGCGCATGGATTGCGCAGGAGCAGTTGCCGCTTATCCTGAGTGGGGACTTCAACAGTACGCCAGACCAGTGGTTCTACGGTCAACTGGCTCAAGGTCTGCGCGTAGCGGGCCGTCTGGGAGGTGTTGCAACGCCTACCTGGCCGGCGGCGCGGCCGCTGGTACGCATTGATCATGTATTGGTCAGCCGTGAATGGGAGGTGCTGGAGGGAACGGTTCCGGCCGTTCAGCTTTCGGATCACCGTCCTGTCATTGCACGCCTGCGCTGGCGTCGCCCTCCGACGTATGCCGAAACTTGCTCGGTAGATGCGCCATCGGCGCATCCGGAAGGCAGTCAGGTAAACTAA
- a CDS encoding SAF domain-containing protein: MADSYRIGVVGSGFIARGFVMAMQHVKDLRVTRVLTRTDIRNRPDFPRPELLTNSLDDLIEHADLVVECSGDVIHATEVVNRVLEAGLPVVTMDAEFHITTGSYFVDRGLLTEAEGDQPGCLAALREDILQMGFRPLVYGNIKRYLNHNPTPEEMHFWARKQGITLPQVTAFTDGTKVQIEQALVANGLGADIAVRGMLGIQSPDVEVGARTLADGARRLGHPISDYVLSPGAPAGVFIAAEHDDYQRDYLQYLKLGDGPYYVLLRPFHLCHLEIQKTIRRVLFERRILLNNTSHPRISVATVAKRPLAKGTRIERGIGSFDVRGEAVRILDEPDHVPIGLMAGAMLTRDIEPGELIRFDDVELPDTLALRAWQEILERVRLKKAVEEQPVTATTTR, from the coding sequence ATGGCAGATTCCTATCGCATCGGGGTGGTTGGCAGCGGCTTCATCGCCCGCGGCTTTGTCATGGCGATGCAGCATGTAAAGGATCTGCGCGTAACCCGCGTCTTGACGCGTACCGACATTCGCAATCGCCCAGATTTTCCGCGACCGGAACTCCTTACCAACAGCCTGGACGACCTGATTGAACATGCCGATCTGGTGGTCGAGTGCAGTGGCGATGTGATTCATGCAACGGAAGTGGTTAACCGGGTGCTGGAAGCCGGACTGCCGGTCGTAACCATGGATGCAGAGTTTCACATTACGACCGGCTCCTACTTTGTCGATCGCGGGCTGCTGACCGAAGCGGAGGGCGACCAGCCGGGCTGCCTGGCTGCGCTGCGCGAAGATATTCTGCAGATGGGATTCCGGCCGCTGGTTTATGGCAATATCAAACGCTACCTGAACCATAATCCCACTCCTGAAGAGATGCACTTCTGGGCCCGAAAACAGGGGATTACACTTCCGCAGGTGACTGCCTTTACCGATGGCACCAAGGTGCAGATCGAGCAAGCCCTGGTAGCCAATGGACTGGGGGCCGATATTGCCGTACGTGGCATGCTGGGCATTCAGTCGCCTGATGTGGAAGTAGGGGCGCGTACGCTAGCGGATGGCGCCCGCCGGCTCGGACATCCGATCAGCGACTACGTGCTCTCACCCGGCGCGCCGGCTGGCGTGTTCATTGCAGCCGAACACGACGACTATCAGCGCGACTATCTGCAGTATCTCAAACTGGGCGATGGCCCCTATTATGTCCTGCTACGCCCGTTCCATCTCTGCCATCTTGAAATCCAGAAAACCATTCGACGCGTGCTTTTCGAGCGGCGCATTCTGCTGAACAACACAAGCCATCCGCGCATCAGTGTGGCCACCGTTGCCAAACGCCCTCTTGCCAAAGGCACCCGCATTGAACGGGGAATCGGAAGCTTTGATGTGCGGGGCGAGGCGGTGCGCATTCTGGACGAACCGGATCATGTCCCGATCGGTCTCATGGCAGGGGCTATGCTGACGCGCGACATCGAACCCGGCGAGTTAATTCGCTTTGACGACGTGGAGCTACCCGATACGCTGGCGCTGCGCGCCTGGCAGGAAATCCTGGAGCGGGTGCGACTGAAAAAGGCCGTCGAAGAACAGCCCGTAACCGCAACGACCACGCGTTAA
- a CDS encoding FAD-dependent oxidoreductase: protein MKIDLQVFEQPELGPYDLCIVGGGVAGLTLAWALRESGLRICLVETGGERPEPATNRLSRGDITGYPYFPLDMARARALGGSSHLWDYEVAPGVCRIRLRPLDPLDFERREGISFSGWPFGYETVAPYYRRAQAFFGLEDRPYTAEAWASATERPLLSEGSGVLRTALFQFGDPTRFYQVYGPALLAAPNVTVCLHAHVLELLTNETGEVVEGVRVARPDRATVTIRARCFVLAAGGLENARLLLLSNQVCPQGLGNSYDRVGRFFMEHLHFLSGVFVPADRTLIPQLGFYRLHRQGDTWIMGKLALREEVVRREGLLNYCVALWPSDRAALPRRNNPLLWGGFEALRILREAVRHRTWPEDLPRQLFRLARDMPRLIPWATTRLLSLKGKKSEERMPVAFVLHHMTEQAPNPESRVRLSRRRDVFGQPRLELHWQISRQDVESLQRAQQLVARELAHLGWGRVQVETLRRIPPDGITGGFHHMGTTRMHASPREGVVDPNCRVHGVKNLYVTGSSVFPTGGFANPTLTIVALSLRLADHLRTRLT, encoded by the coding sequence ATGAAAATTGACCTACAGGTATTTGAACAGCCAGAACTCGGGCCGTACGATTTATGCATTGTAGGTGGAGGTGTCGCTGGACTAACGCTGGCGTGGGCGCTGCGTGAGAGTGGGCTGCGCATTTGTCTGGTGGAGACCGGAGGTGAGCGGCCAGAACCGGCTACCAATCGGCTGAGCCGGGGCGACATTACTGGCTATCCTTATTTTCCGCTGGATATGGCCCGGGCACGTGCGCTGGGCGGTTCGAGCCACCTCTGGGATTACGAAGTCGCACCGGGCGTCTGTCGCATTCGGCTGCGTCCTCTTGATCCCCTTGATTTTGAACGGCGCGAAGGCATTTCGTTCAGCGGTTGGCCTTTTGGCTATGAGACGGTTGCGCCGTACTATCGCCGAGCGCAGGCTTTTTTTGGACTGGAAGATCGTCCCTATACGGCCGAAGCCTGGGCCTCGGCTACGGAGCGCCCGTTGCTCTCTGAAGGAAGTGGGGTGTTGCGCACGGCCTTGTTTCAGTTTGGCGATCCCACGCGCTTTTACCAGGTCTATGGGCCGGCGTTGCTGGCTGCGCCAAACGTGACCGTATGCCTGCACGCCCATGTGCTTGAACTGCTGACCAATGAAACCGGAGAGGTGGTCGAGGGCGTTCGAGTTGCGCGGCCTGATCGGGCTACGGTGACGATACGCGCGCGCTGTTTTGTGCTGGCCGCCGGTGGTCTGGAGAATGCGCGTCTGCTGCTGCTCTCCAACCAGGTCTGCCCTCAGGGGCTAGGAAACAGCTATGACCGGGTCGGGCGGTTTTTTATGGAGCACCTCCATTTTCTCTCGGGTGTGTTTGTACCGGCCGACCGCACGTTAATTCCCCAACTGGGCTTTTATCGGCTGCACCGCCAAGGAGATACCTGGATCATGGGGAAACTGGCTCTGCGGGAGGAAGTGGTGCGGCGCGAGGGACTGCTGAATTACTGCGTGGCGCTCTGGCCAAGCGATCGCGCCGCGCTGCCCCGTCGCAACAATCCGTTGCTCTGGGGCGGATTTGAAGCGCTGCGCATCCTGCGGGAAGCGGTTCGGCACCGCACCTGGCCAGAAGACTTACCTCGCCAGCTTTTCCGATTGGCACGTGATATGCCTCGCTTAATCCCCTGGGCTACCACGCGCCTGCTCTCTCTAAAAGGCAAAAAAAGTGAGGAGCGCATGCCGGTCGCTTTTGTGCTGCATCATATGACCGAGCAGGCCCCGAATCCAGAAAGTCGGGTGCGGCTGTCCCGTCGCAGGGATGTGTTTGGACAGCCACGCCTGGAACTGCACTGGCAGATCAGTCGCCAGGATGTAGAAAGCCTGCAGCGCGCGCAGCAACTGGTTGCCCGGGAACTGGCCCATCTGGGATGGGGGCGTGTGCAGGTGGAAACGTTACGCCGCATACCCCCCGATGGGATTACCGGGGGATTCCATCACATGGGAACCACCCGTATGCATGCCAGCCCCCGCGAAGGGGTCGTGGATCCCAACTGTCGCGTGCACGGTGTAAAGAATCTGTATGTAACTGGATCGTCTGTTTTTCCGACAGGTGGTTTTGCAAACCCGACGCTAACAATTGTGGCACTGAGCTTGCGGCTTGCGGATCATTTGAGAACGCGTCTAACCTGA
- a CDS encoding nucleotidyltransferase domain-containing protein, producing MSLFSALPLEAQVLALAARTQVETPSAEKLRALLAQPLDWARLYRWVLRHGVVALVYRNLLQIAPDAIPEPWRLRLESEARSLALHNLHQTQELLRLIDQLEAEGIPVLPFKGPALAALIYGDPAARVYVDIDLLVRRADFRKARRVLEAMGYQAHKMLSGAEEEAYLDTQLGFEFIHESRHFVVELHWAFFYTIYDLALDPEAIWARHRPVPFAGRTIRTMAPEDLLLYLVIHGNKHRWLKLTWVADVAELVRRCPELDWSFVAQQARDLGVERVLAIGLILAEALLGAPVPEGIQSRLRQRRIAHRMAREVVHRWMFRDNTEVYAFWPVFWYHLRERERWRHRLGYLGHHLKLALAPTEKDRAFCRLPEQLTFLYPLIRPVRVLVERLHPGGNP from the coding sequence ATGTCGCTGTTTTCGGCGCTCCCCTTAGAAGCCCAGGTGCTGGCGCTGGCAGCGCGGACTCAGGTGGAGACACCGTCAGCCGAAAAATTGCGGGCGCTGCTGGCGCAGCCGCTCGACTGGGCCCGTCTGTATCGGTGGGTGTTGCGGCATGGCGTGGTGGCGCTGGTATATCGCAATCTTCTGCAGATAGCACCGGATGCGATTCCGGAACCCTGGCGTCTTCGGTTAGAAAGCGAAGCGCGGTCGCTGGCCCTCCATAACCTGCACCAGACCCAGGAGTTGTTGCGGCTCATTGATCAACTGGAAGCGGAAGGGATTCCGGTGCTTCCTTTCAAAGGGCCCGCGCTGGCTGCCCTTATCTATGGCGATCCGGCCGCGCGGGTGTACGTGGACATCGATCTGCTCGTGCGACGTGCTGATTTTCGAAAGGCGCGTCGCGTCCTGGAAGCCATGGGGTATCAGGCCCATAAAATGCTGTCCGGTGCCGAAGAAGAAGCGTATCTCGATACGCAGCTCGGCTTCGAATTCATCCACGAAAGTCGCCATTTTGTCGTCGAACTCCACTGGGCCTTTTTCTACACGATCTATGACCTGGCGCTGGACCCTGAAGCTATATGGGCGCGGCATCGACCGGTGCCTTTCGCCGGGCGCACCATACGCACCATGGCTCCTGAAGACCTGCTGCTGTATCTCGTCATTCATGGCAACAAACACCGCTGGCTCAAGCTGACCTGGGTGGCTGATGTGGCCGAGTTGGTGCGCCGCTGTCCGGAGCTGGACTGGAGCTTTGTCGCGCAGCAGGCACGCGATCTTGGGGTGGAACGGGTGCTGGCCATTGGACTCATTTTAGCTGAAGCGTTGCTGGGGGCGCCGGTGCCAGAAGGCATACAATCTCGGTTGCGTCAGAGACGCATAGCACACCGCATGGCCCGCGAAGTTGTCCATCGGTGGATGTTTCGAGACAATACCGAGGTCTATGCCTTCTGGCCTGTGTTCTGGTATCATCTCAGAGAGCGCGAACGCTGGCGCCACCGCCTGGGCTATCTGGGACATCATCTAAAGTTGGCCCTGGCTCCTACCGAAAAAGATCGGGCGTTTTGCCGGTTGCCCGAGCAGCTTACCTTTCTCTATCCGCTCATTCGGCCGGTGCGCGTATTGGTAGAGCGATTGCATCCTGGGGGAAACCCATGA